In Macadamia integrifolia cultivar HAES 741 chromosome 1, SCU_Mint_v3, whole genome shotgun sequence, a single window of DNA contains:
- the LOC122086184 gene encoding methylecgonone reductase-like isoform X1 codes for MEKADVIPEVVLSSGHKMPMLGLGTACYPIPPNLTSTLVHAIKLGYRHIDTASIYSTEEFVGQAIAQALEQGLIKSRSDVFVTSKLWCTDADHDLVLPALKETLQKLSLDYVDLYLVHWPVRVKQGSSYPPPLEDILPFDMKGTWEAMEECCRLGFVKSIGVSNFSTKKLSQLLTYATIPPAVNQVEMTAAWQQRKLREFCNEKGMHVSAWSPLGAFGHNWGSTLVMENPILKDIAMAKGKTVAQISLRWVYQQGVTPLVKSFNEERMKENLQIFDWELTQEELEKISQIAQTKRFLAEMFISPNGPYKSLEELWDEEV; via the exons ATGGAGAAAGCAGATGTGATCCCAGAGGTAGTCTTAAGCTCTGGACATAAAATGCCAATGCTAGGTTTGGGAACAGCATGCTACCCTATCCCTCCCAATCTTACTTCTACTCTTGTCCATGCAATTAAGCTAGGTTACCGACATATCGATACTGCTTCTATCTACAGCACCGAAGAGTTCGTCGGCCAAGCCATAGCCCAAGCACTCGAGCAAGGCCTAATAAAAAGCCGTAGCGATGTTTTCGTTACTTCAAAGCTATGGTGCACAGATGCAGACCATGATCTTGTCCTCCCAGCACTAAAGGAAACATTGCA AAAACTTAGCCTAGATTATGTGGATCTCTATCTGGTACACTGGCCTGTAAGGGTGAAACAAGGATCTAGCTACCCTCCCCCTTTGGAGGACATTCTTCCCTTTGACATGAAAGGGACTTGGGAAGCCATGGAAGAGTGCTGCAGGCTTGGCTTCGTAAAGTCTATTGGTGTTAGCAACTTCTCCACCAAGAAGCTCTCCCAACTTCTAACTTATGCCACCATCCCTCCAGCCGTGAATCAG GTGGAAATGACTGCTGCATGGCAGCAGAGGAAGCTGAGGGAGTTCTGCAATGAGAAAGGGATGCATGTCAGTGCCTGGTCACCTCTTGGAGCATTTGGACATAACTGGGGTTCAACTTTGGTAATGGAGAATCCAATTCTCAAAGATATTGCCATGGCCAAGGGGAAAACTGTTGCACAG ATCTCACTGCGATGGGTATATCAGCAAGGAGTAACCCCACTAGTGAAGAGCTTCAACGAGGAAAGGATGAAAGAAAACCTTCAAATCTTTGATTGGGAACTTACCCAGGAAGAACTTGAAAAGATAAGCCAGATTGCACAGACAAAAAGGTTTTTAGCTGAAATGTTTATTTCTCCAAATGGGCCTTACAAATCTTTGGAAGAACTCTGGGATGAGGAAGTCTAA
- the LOC122066608 gene encoding protein SIEVE ELEMENT OCCLUSION B-like encodes MASTPISNTVATSNDGADPVGEQISNIMYDEVDLEGEGHNQLITSEDNVTMNQILATHAKQNFHKVDLTPHLQLIEEILRHSTTLQRTNIHDLQVSSLMESLNEKSQKVDFLGMLEALAYTLHKISCEISCKCFSSGDGNWNGRSITMALLKSLSNFSWDAKVVVALAAFAITYGEFWLVEEFYRTHPLAKSIALLKQLPNIFEQSEKLRPTFEVLWRLIKAMLDVTKCIVQFHELPPKYISPDQPPMSVATTLIPTAVYWTIRSVVACASQIISLIGLEHKSIPLTTKAEKLSSLAQKVNNIHENLIKQLNLCNQHIDVKKQIEAYNTLVQLFETTHVDNMKILKALIKYSNDDLQPLLHCWH; translated from the exons ATGGCAAGCACTCCCATTTCAAACACCGTAGCCACTAGTAATGATGGAGCAGATCCAGTGGGTGAGCAAATTTCGAACATCATGTATGATGAAGTAGATCTTGAGGGTGAGGGACACAATCAACTCATCACCTCAGAAGACAATGTGACGATGAATCAGATCTTGGCCACCCATGCTAAACAAAATTTCCACAAGGTTGACCTTACACCCCATCTCCAACTCATCGAGGAAATTCTCCGGCACTCCACCACCCTCCAACGCACCAATATTCAT GACCTACAAGTTTCTTCACTCATGGAAAGCTTGAATGAAAAGTCCCAAAAGGTCGACTTCTTAGGCATGCTTGAAGCACTGGCTTACACTCTACACAAGATCTCTTGCGAG ATATCTTGCAAGTGCTTTTCGAGTGGGGATGGGAATTGGAATGGGCGCTCGATAACAATGGCACTTTTAAAGTCTCTATCAAATTTCTCCTGGGATGCGAAGGTGGTGGTGGCATTAGCCGCCTTCGCCATCACCTATGGGGAGTTCTGGCTAGTGGAGGAATTCTACCGAACACACCCTTTGGCCAAGTCCATAGCTCTACTAAAGCAATTACCTAACATATTTGAACAATCAGAGAAATTGAGGCCCACGTTTGAAGTGCTATGGAGACTTATCAAAGCCATGCTCGATGTGACCAAGTGCATCGTCCAATTCCATGAGCTGCCACCTAAGTACATCTCCCCTGACCAACCACCCATGTCAGTGGCCACCACCCTCATCCCTACTGCTGTTTATTGGACCATCAGGAGTGTCGTCGCCTGTGCATCCCAGATCATCAGCCTTATTGGTTTGGAACACAA ATCTATTCCATTGACCACTAAAGCGGAAAAGTTGTCTAGCTTAGCACAAAAGGTCAACAACATACATGAAAATCTGATTAAGCAACTCAATCTTTGCAATCAGCATATTG ATGTGAAGAAACAGATCGAAGCTTATAACACACTAGTGCAACTATTTGAGACGACCCATGTTGACAACATGAAGATTCTCAAGGCATTGATTAAATACTCCAATGATGATTTGCAGCCGCTTCTTCATT GTTGGCATTGA
- the LOC122086184 gene encoding methylecgonone reductase-like isoform X2: MRNFFKQEESFHLSKLSISNASHGESRCDPRGYRHIDTASIYSTEEFVGQAIAQALEQGLIKSRSDVFVTSKLWCTDADHDLVLPALKETLQKLSLDYVDLYLVHWPVRVKQGSSYPPPLEDILPFDMKGTWEAMEECCRLGFVKSIGVSNFSTKKLSQLLTYATIPPAVNQVEMTAAWQQRKLREFCNEKGMHVSAWSPLGAFGHNWGSTLVMENPILKDIAMAKGKTVAQISLRWVYQQGVTPLVKSFNEERMKENLQIFDWELTQEELEKISQIAQTKRFLAEMFISPNGPYKSLEELWDEEV, from the exons ATGAGGAATTTTTTCAAACAAGAAGAGTCCTTCCATCTTTCAAAACTATCAATCTCAAACGCCAGTCATGGAGAAAGCAGATGTGATCCCAGAG GTTACCGACATATCGATACTGCTTCTATCTACAGCACCGAAGAGTTCGTCGGCCAAGCCATAGCCCAAGCACTCGAGCAAGGCCTAATAAAAAGCCGTAGCGATGTTTTCGTTACTTCAAAGCTATGGTGCACAGATGCAGACCATGATCTTGTCCTCCCAGCACTAAAGGAAACATTGCA AAAACTTAGCCTAGATTATGTGGATCTCTATCTGGTACACTGGCCTGTAAGGGTGAAACAAGGATCTAGCTACCCTCCCCCTTTGGAGGACATTCTTCCCTTTGACATGAAAGGGACTTGGGAAGCCATGGAAGAGTGCTGCAGGCTTGGCTTCGTAAAGTCTATTGGTGTTAGCAACTTCTCCACCAAGAAGCTCTCCCAACTTCTAACTTATGCCACCATCCCTCCAGCCGTGAATCAG GTGGAAATGACTGCTGCATGGCAGCAGAGGAAGCTGAGGGAGTTCTGCAATGAGAAAGGGATGCATGTCAGTGCCTGGTCACCTCTTGGAGCATTTGGACATAACTGGGGTTCAACTTTGGTAATGGAGAATCCAATTCTCAAAGATATTGCCATGGCCAAGGGGAAAACTGTTGCACAG ATCTCACTGCGATGGGTATATCAGCAAGGAGTAACCCCACTAGTGAAGAGCTTCAACGAGGAAAGGATGAAAGAAAACCTTCAAATCTTTGATTGGGAACTTACCCAGGAAGAACTTGAAAAGATAAGCCAGATTGCACAGACAAAAAGGTTTTTAGCTGAAATGTTTATTTCTCCAAATGGGCCTTACAAATCTTTGGAAGAACTCTGGGATGAGGAAGTCTAA